In Streptomyces sp. NBC_01426, one genomic interval encodes:
- the eccD gene encoding type VII secretion integral membrane protein EccD — translation MSDNQVAGLCRLTVRAPARTVDLAVPADVPVADLLPAVLGYAGDDLAEAGIDHGGWVLQRLGGEPLDEERTLDSLDLRDGETLYLRPRTEALPEVHLDDLVDGIATALQRQPHGWTPAAARALLRASAVTALLAGLAVLALPGGSGDTRAVCAAVAALLLLAGAAAAARAVGDGGAGAALGLMAGPYLALAGWLLPGGAVTGPHGQEGLAARLLAASVAGAGGTVLALAAVAAYAALFLAPAVLAAFGALTGAVMLVAGLPLGEAVAVTALLAVLLGAFVPSLSFRMAGLRMPPLPTNAQQLQEGIEPHPTGTVTARSVLADGWMSSLYGAVGLVCTGCLTVLARHTGLAEVCASAVLALLLLLHSRGLGNVWQRMSLVVPGIWGPVLLVWAAAASHTPSGRLLLVVGLLAGAAALAIASWTVPGRRLVPYWGRAAELFHSAAAIALLPLVLWVLGVYGALRSLNG, via the coding sequence ATGAGTGACAACCAGGTGGCCGGATTGTGTCGCCTGACCGTACGCGCCCCCGCCCGCACCGTGGACCTCGCCGTCCCCGCCGACGTTCCGGTGGCCGATCTGCTGCCCGCCGTCCTCGGCTACGCCGGGGACGACCTGGCGGAAGCCGGCATCGACCACGGCGGCTGGGTGCTCCAACGCCTGGGTGGCGAGCCACTGGACGAGGAGCGCACCCTCGACTCCCTCGACCTGCGCGACGGCGAGACCCTCTACCTGCGCCCCCGGACCGAGGCCCTGCCCGAAGTGCACCTGGACGACCTGGTGGACGGCATCGCCACGGCGCTCCAACGGCAACCCCACGGCTGGACCCCCGCAGCCGCCCGCGCCCTGCTGCGCGCCTCCGCGGTCACCGCGCTCCTCGCCGGCCTGGCGGTCCTCGCCCTGCCGGGCGGCTCCGGCGACACGCGCGCCGTGTGCGCCGCCGTGGCGGCGCTGCTGCTCCTCGCCGGAGCCGCCGCGGCGGCCCGCGCCGTCGGTGACGGCGGCGCCGGAGCCGCCCTGGGCCTGATGGCCGGCCCCTACCTCGCGCTCGCCGGATGGCTCCTGCCCGGTGGGGCCGTCACCGGCCCGCACGGCCAGGAGGGGCTGGCCGCCCGGCTGCTCGCCGCGTCCGTCGCCGGAGCGGGCGGAACGGTCCTGGCGCTGGCCGCGGTCGCCGCGTACGCCGCGCTCTTCCTGGCCCCCGCCGTGCTCGCCGCCTTCGGTGCGCTGACCGGCGCCGTGATGCTCGTCGCCGGGCTGCCGCTCGGGGAGGCCGTCGCGGTGACGGCCCTCCTCGCCGTCCTCCTCGGTGCGTTCGTGCCCTCGCTCTCCTTCCGGATGGCGGGCCTGCGGATGCCACCGCTCCCCACCAACGCACAGCAGCTCCAGGAGGGCATCGAACCCCACCCGACGGGCACGGTCACCGCGCGGTCGGTGCTCGCCGACGGCTGGATGAGTTCCCTGTACGGGGCGGTCGGGCTGGTCTGCACCGGCTGCCTCACCGTGCTCGCCCGCCACACCGGGCTCGCGGAAGTGTGCGCCTCGGCCGTACTCGCACTGCTCCTCCTGCTGCACTCCCGCGGACTCGGCAACGTGTGGCAGCGGATGTCCCTGGTGGTGCCGGGCATCTGGGGACCGGTCCTGCTGGTGTGGGCCGCCGCCGCGTCCCACACACCGTCCGGCAGGCTCCTGCTCGTGGTGGGGCTGCTCGCCGGCGCCGCCGCGCTCGCCATCGCCTCCTGGACCGTGCCCGGCCGCCGGCTCGTGCCGTACTGGGGCCGCGCCGCGGAACTGTTCCACTCGGCGGCGGCCATCGCCCTGCTGCCGTTGGTCCTGTGGGTGCTCGGCGTCTACGGGGCCCTTCGGTCCCTCAACGGCTGA
- a CDS encoding S8 family serine peptidase, translated as MRHALSRAPASAAALAAVMLSAAWPAPAVAASDPIALPVVRSSLAADEPCAAASGQVAEVEPWPVRALGLARAGRVSEGAGVTVAVVDTGVGAGVPSLAGRVRHLGPADQDCVGHGSFAAGLIAGAPLPGVGTVGVAPAARLLAVRGTDERGVATPESLAGAIRAAADEGAGVVYVASALATGAGVLTDAVAYAARKDALVVAPFAPDLPPDAGGASPPAQPWYWPAAAPHALSVMDYGPGGGRPDRAPTAVGADLAAPGDTVVGPGPRGAGHYLGSGSSLAAAHVAGAAALVRSRHPELTADQVRDRLVVSGYPDTTPRLDPYAALTAVLTDRAAPGPRPEPARVPDPAPAAPRQRALVVAAAGGGLVLLVAAAAVVVPRGRARRWRPPGRG; from the coding sequence ATGAGACACGCGCTTTCCCGTGCACCGGCCTCGGCGGCGGCACTGGCCGCGGTGATGCTCTCCGCGGCGTGGCCTGCGCCCGCGGTGGCGGCCTCCGACCCCATCGCCCTGCCCGTGGTCCGTTCCTCGCTGGCGGCGGACGAACCCTGCGCGGCGGCCTCCGGGCAGGTCGCCGAGGTGGAGCCCTGGCCGGTGCGGGCGCTCGGCCTGGCCCGCGCCGGGCGCGTGTCCGAGGGCGCGGGGGTGACCGTCGCGGTGGTCGACACCGGGGTGGGAGCCGGGGTCCCGTCGCTCGCCGGCCGGGTCCGCCACCTCGGTCCGGCGGACCAGGACTGCGTGGGCCACGGCAGCTTCGCCGCCGGGCTGATCGCCGGCGCGCCACTGCCCGGCGTGGGCACGGTCGGCGTGGCGCCCGCGGCGCGCCTCCTGGCGGTACGCGGCACCGACGAACGCGGCGTCGCCACACCGGAGTCGCTGGCCGGCGCCATCCGCGCCGCCGCCGACGAGGGCGCCGGGGTGGTGTACGTCGCCTCCGCGCTGGCGACCGGAGCGGGCGTCCTCACGGACGCGGTCGCGTACGCGGCACGCAAGGACGCCCTCGTCGTCGCCCCCTTCGCCCCCGACCTGCCCCCCGATGCCGGCGGCGCGAGCCCCCCGGCGCAGCCCTGGTACTGGCCCGCGGCCGCCCCGCACGCCCTGTCCGTCATGGACTACGGGCCCGGCGGCGGGCGCCCGGACCGCGCGCCGACGGCCGTGGGCGCCGACCTGGCGGCGCCGGGGGACACGGTGGTCGGCCCCGGACCGCGGGGCGCGGGCCACTACCTCGGCTCCGGTTCCTCGCTCGCCGCCGCCCACGTCGCCGGGGCGGCGGCCCTGGTCCGCTCGCGCCACCCCGAGCTGACGGCCGACCAGGTCCGCGACCGGCTCGTCGTGTCCGGCTATCCGGACACGACGCCGCGACTGGACCCGTACGCCGCCCTGACGGCCGTACTGACCGACCGTGCCGCCCCGGGCCCGCGCCCCGAACCCGCCCGGGTGCCGGACCCGGCGCCCGCCGCACCCCGGCAGCGGGCCCTCGTGGTCGCCGCGGCGGGCGGGGGCCTGGTGCTCCTGGTCGCCGCCGCCGCGGTGGTGGTCCCCCGGGGACGGGCCCGCCGGTGGCGCCCCCCGGGCCGGGGCTGA
- the eccCa gene encoding type VII secretion protein EccCa, whose amino-acid sequence MVLFRRPARRRGPEMPDGELTLQEPPVLPEVVPDSSAVWTYLPMALMSVSMMLMFIRPGAAGGGGFIYLALGMMVIASAAMMLGQVMRRNSERKQRLKGERRDYLRYLTQTRRKVRAAVIDQQRALAWRHPDPAALWSVVGTTRLWERRPQDEDFGEVRVAVGDQKLGLRLNPMATSPVEDLEPLAAHALRSFIRAYATVPDQPIAINMRAWARVLFRGDEEHIRALARALVAQLAAFHSPDDLWIALCVSDERRPEWEWAKWLPHHLHPQETDGAGPARMTGSALGELEDLLGAEFLERPPFDPESLPGREEPFTVIVVDGGTVPGGHRLDGPGLRNTVVLDLTGALSWRPGRVTLRFEVADGDFRLVRTDRDRKEQVAPLGRPDAFGTRGATALAKRLAPYRMGIGTDSAEPLSTDVELTTLLGISDLYGHAADTLWRRGTGPSRLRVPIGVGADGVPVELDIKESAQGGTGPHGMLIGATGSGKSELLRTLVLALALTNSSETLNFVLVDFKGGATFLGLDELPHTSAVITNLADEAALVSRMQDALHGELIRRQELLRAAGNYTSALEYEKARAAGTPLAPLPSLFVIVDEFSELLAAHREFMELFVMIGRLGRSLGVHLLLASQRLDEGRMHQLESHLSYRIGLRTFSAMESRGVLGVPDAYELPSAPGGGFLKSGVDALTRFRAAYVSGPYRHRRGGASQARAAGQTVPWSTGYVVPRTVPDLPAPEPEAEESGDSLLSVAVERLLGAGPPAHEVWLPPLDLPATLDQILPPLTPDPERGLTTADAPDRGRLKVPIGIVDRPFDQLRDLLTVDLSGVGGHIAVAGGPQSGKSTMVRTILASLALTHTPREVQFYCLDFGGGTLSGLAGLPHMGGVAARMDGERVGRTIAEVTTLLAAREKFFLEHGIDSMATFRRRRAAGEFTAEDHGDVFLVIDGWSTVRQDYDRHIPTFGAIAARGLNYGVHLIVTTARWVELPSAVRDQAGTHLELRMGDAMDSEIDIRRAATVPRVPGRGLTRDGKLHYLTALPRIDGGERTDDLTEGVAGLVAAVRESWSGPPAPQVRMLPTELPVAELPAPEGDFRVPLGLEEDELATVWHDFSESPHMIAVGDTESGKTNLLRLAARAIMDRYTPAEARIMVVDYRRELVEAVPDTYRLGHAVSIDALKDLVDGAARAVRTRVPGPDIAPARMRLADWWTGPRLFILVDDYDMVGSNPANPPFEPLLPHLSLGWEVGLHLIVARSASGAGRGMGDALMRRLQEVNTPSLLFSCPPSEGYVLGNTKGRLLPPGRATRIARRRTVQVQTAFLGDPES is encoded by the coding sequence GTGGTGCTGTTCCGAAGGCCGGCCCGCAGGCGTGGCCCGGAGATGCCGGACGGGGAACTGACCCTGCAGGAGCCTCCCGTGCTCCCGGAGGTGGTGCCCGACTCGTCGGCCGTGTGGACGTATCTGCCGATGGCGCTGATGTCGGTGTCGATGATGCTGATGTTCATCCGGCCCGGGGCGGCCGGTGGCGGCGGGTTCATCTACCTCGCGCTGGGGATGATGGTGATCGCCTCGGCGGCCATGATGCTGGGCCAGGTCATGCGCCGCAACAGCGAGCGCAAGCAGCGACTGAAGGGCGAACGGCGCGACTACCTGCGCTATCTGACGCAGACGCGCCGCAAGGTGCGGGCCGCCGTCATCGACCAGCAGCGCGCCCTGGCCTGGCGGCACCCGGACCCCGCCGCCCTGTGGTCCGTGGTCGGCACCACCCGCCTGTGGGAGCGGCGTCCGCAGGACGAGGACTTCGGCGAGGTGCGGGTGGCGGTCGGCGACCAGAAGCTGGGGCTGCGGCTGAACCCGATGGCGACCAGTCCGGTCGAGGACCTCGAACCGCTCGCCGCCCACGCGCTGCGCAGCTTCATCCGGGCGTACGCGACCGTGCCGGACCAGCCGATCGCGATCAACATGCGGGCGTGGGCGCGGGTGTTGTTCCGGGGCGACGAGGAGCACATACGCGCCCTGGCCCGCGCGCTCGTCGCGCAGTTGGCCGCTTTCCACTCCCCCGACGACCTGTGGATCGCGCTGTGCGTGTCCGACGAACGTCGCCCGGAGTGGGAGTGGGCGAAGTGGCTGCCGCACCATCTGCATCCGCAGGAGACCGACGGGGCGGGGCCGGCGCGGATGACCGGGTCGGCGCTCGGTGAACTGGAGGACCTACTGGGCGCGGAGTTCCTGGAACGTCCGCCGTTCGACCCGGAGTCGCTGCCCGGCCGGGAGGAGCCGTTCACGGTGATCGTGGTGGACGGCGGCACCGTCCCCGGCGGGCACCGGCTGGACGGGCCCGGGCTGCGCAACACGGTGGTGCTCGACCTGACCGGGGCGCTGAGTTGGCGTCCGGGCCGGGTGACGCTGCGCTTCGAGGTGGCCGACGGCGACTTCCGGCTGGTGCGCACGGACCGTGACCGCAAGGAGCAGGTCGCACCGCTGGGCCGGCCCGACGCCTTCGGTACGCGGGGCGCCACGGCGCTGGCCAAACGTCTGGCGCCGTACCGGATGGGCATCGGCACGGACAGCGCCGAACCCCTTTCGACCGACGTGGAGTTGACCACGCTGTTGGGCATCTCCGACCTGTACGGGCACGCGGCGGACACGCTGTGGCGGCGCGGGACGGGGCCGAGCCGGCTGCGGGTGCCGATCGGGGTGGGCGCGGACGGGGTGCCGGTGGAGCTGGACATCAAGGAGTCCGCGCAGGGCGGCACGGGTCCGCACGGCATGCTGATCGGCGCGACCGGCTCCGGCAAGAGCGAGCTGCTGCGCACCCTGGTTTTGGCGTTGGCGCTGACCAACTCCTCGGAGACGCTGAACTTCGTCCTGGTGGACTTCAAGGGTGGGGCGACCTTCCTCGGTCTGGACGAACTGCCCCACACCTCGGCGGTGATCACCAACCTGGCGGACGAGGCGGCGCTCGTCTCGCGCATGCAGGACGCCCTGCACGGCGAGTTGATCCGCCGCCAGGAGCTGCTCAGGGCCGCCGGGAACTACACGTCGGCGTTGGAGTACGAGAAGGCGCGGGCCGCCGGGACCCCGCTGGCCCCGTTGCCGAGCCTGTTCGTGATCGTCGACGAGTTCAGTGAACTGTTGGCCGCGCACCGGGAGTTCATGGAACTGTTCGTGATGATCGGCCGGCTGGGCCGCAGCCTCGGCGTGCACCTCCTGCTGGCCTCGCAGCGCCTGGACGAGGGCCGGATGCACCAGCTGGAGAGCCATCTGTCGTACCGGATCGGGCTGCGCACCTTCTCGGCCATGGAGAGCCGCGGGGTGCTGGGGGTACCGGACGCCTACGAACTGCCGTCGGCCCCGGGCGGAGGCTTCCTCAAGTCCGGGGTCGACGCGCTGACCCGGTTCCGGGCGGCGTACGTATCCGGGCCCTACCGGCACCGCAGGGGCGGCGCGAGCCAGGCGCGGGCCGCCGGCCAGACCGTGCCGTGGAGCACGGGGTACGTGGTGCCGCGCACGGTGCCCGACCTGCCGGCGCCCGAGCCCGAGGCGGAGGAGAGCGGCGACTCGCTGCTGTCCGTGGCCGTGGAGCGGCTCCTCGGCGCGGGCCCGCCGGCGCACGAGGTGTGGTTGCCGCCGCTGGACCTGCCGGCGACGCTCGACCAGATCCTGCCGCCGCTGACGCCCGACCCGGAGCGCGGTCTGACCACGGCGGACGCGCCGGACCGGGGGCGACTGAAGGTGCCGATCGGCATCGTGGACCGGCCCTTCGACCAACTGCGCGACCTGTTGACCGTGGACCTGTCCGGCGTCGGCGGGCACATCGCCGTGGCCGGTGGCCCGCAGAGCGGCAAGAGCACCATGGTGCGCACCATCCTGGCGTCCCTGGCGCTCACCCACACTCCGCGCGAAGTGCAGTTCTACTGCCTGGACTTCGGCGGCGGCACCCTGTCGGGGCTGGCCGGGCTGCCGCACATGGGCGGTGTCGCGGCGCGCATGGACGGCGAGCGGGTGGGCCGGACGATCGCCGAGGTGACCACGCTGCTGGCGGCCCGGGAGAAGTTCTTCCTGGAGCACGGCATCGACTCCATGGCCACGTTCCGGCGCCGCAGGGCTGCCGGCGAGTTCACCGCCGAGGACCACGGCGACGTGTTCCTGGTCATCGACGGCTGGTCCACGGTGCGGCAGGACTACGACCGTCACATCCCGACCTTCGGCGCCATCGCCGCGCGCGGCCTGAACTACGGCGTGCACCTCATCGTGACCACGGCGCGTTGGGTGGAGCTGCCGTCGGCGGTGCGGGACCAGGCGGGCACCCATCTGGAGCTGCGGATGGGCGACGCCATGGACTCCGAGATCGACATCCGGCGGGCGGCGACCGTGCCCCGGGTGCCCGGCCGGGGGCTGACCCGGGACGGCAAGCTGCACTATCTGACCGCCCTGCCCCGCATCGACGGCGGCGAGCGGACCGACGACCTCACGGAGGGCGTGGCCGGTCTGGTCGCGGCCGTCCGGGAGAGCTGGAGCGGGCCGCCGGCCCCGCAGGTACGGATGCTGCCGACCGAGCTGCCCGTGGCGGAGCTGCCGGCCCCCGAGGGAGACTTCCGGGTGCCGCTCGGCCTGGAGGAGGACGAACTGGCCACCGTGTGGCACGACTTCAGCGAGAGTCCGCACATGATCGCGGTCGGGGACACCGAGAGCGGCAAGACCAACCTGCTCCGGCTCGCGGCCCGGGCCATCATGGACCGGTACACGCCGGCCGAGGCCAGGATCATGGTGGTGGACTACCGGCGCGAGCTGGTGGAGGCGGTCCCGGACACCTACCGGCTCGGGCACGCGGTGTCCATCGACGCGCTGAAGGACCTGGTGGACGGCGCGGCCCGCGCGGTGCGGACCCGGGTGCCGGGGCCCGACATCGCCCCGGCCCGGATGCGGCTCGCGGACTGGTGGACCGGCCCCCGGCTGTTCATCCTCGTCGACGACTACGACATGGTGGGCAGCAACCCCGCGAACCCGCCGTTCGAGCCGCTGCTGCCGCACCTGTCGCTGGGTTGGGAGGTCGGCCTGCACCTGATCGTCGCCCGCTCCGCGAGCGGCGCCGGGCGCGGCATGGGCGACGCGCTGATGCGCCGCCTCCAGGAGGTCAACACGCCTTCCCTGCTCTTCTCCTGCCCGCCGTCCGAGGGGTACGTCCTCGGCAACACCAAGGGCCGGCTGCTGCCGCCCGGACGTGCCACCCGCATCGCCCGGCGCCGCACGGTGCAGGTCCAGACGGCGTTCCTGGGGGACCCGGAATCCTGA
- the eccB gene encoding type VII secretion protein EccB yields MQSKRDQVQAHMFVMGRLTSAMLRSDPDAPESPQGRTNRGIAIGVVIAVLLSAGAFVFGLFKPGTKDSWRQPGTLVVAKETGSRYLYLDGRLRPVRNYTSARLLAGADLKVTSVGSRSLADTPRGAPAGIAGAPDTLPTADRLDTGPWQVCSGTPGGPATTVLAVGAPTGGRGLGDDEALLVVGPDRAEYLVWRGSRLRLGDEVKAAQALGYDARPRTRVSAAFLNALPEGPDLTPPEVTGRGTAGPRLAGRETRVGQVFRITVPGSTARYYLLRQDGLAPLTATGAALVLGDPRTRLTAYEGAAPAAAELGADALDGRTAPLPARGAATDLPEAPPRAVVPATRSTACARIESGGAGSRVSVALSPAAGLGPAAQPAPDGLTPACTAVERITVRPGGGALVRALGAGGGEIGSTLYLVTDSGMKYRIVGADTLTALGYSGGQARGLPSPLLAMLPTGPDLSPGAAAAGRGTTTATPCPAGGAVSDTARRP; encoded by the coding sequence GTGCAGTCGAAACGCGACCAGGTCCAGGCCCACATGTTCGTCATGGGTCGTCTCACCTCCGCCATGCTCCGCAGCGACCCGGACGCCCCGGAGAGCCCGCAGGGACGCACCAACCGCGGCATCGCCATCGGCGTGGTCATCGCCGTCCTGCTGTCGGCCGGGGCGTTCGTGTTCGGCCTGTTCAAACCCGGCACCAAGGACTCCTGGCGGCAGCCGGGCACCCTCGTCGTCGCCAAGGAGACCGGCTCGCGCTACCTCTACCTGGACGGCCGGCTCCGGCCCGTGCGCAACTACACCTCCGCGCGGTTGCTCGCCGGCGCCGACCTCAAGGTCACCTCGGTCGGGAGCCGTTCCCTCGCCGACACCCCGCGCGGCGCGCCCGCCGGCATCGCCGGCGCACCGGACACCCTGCCCACCGCCGACCGCCTGGACACCGGGCCCTGGCAGGTGTGCTCCGGCACCCCGGGCGGCCCCGCCACCACCGTCCTCGCGGTCGGCGCGCCCACCGGCGGCCGCGGGCTCGGCGACGACGAGGCCCTGTTGGTGGTCGGCCCCGACCGGGCGGAGTACCTGGTGTGGCGCGGCAGCCGGCTGCGCCTGGGCGACGAGGTCAAGGCCGCGCAGGCCCTGGGGTACGACGCCCGGCCCCGCACACGGGTCTCGGCGGCCTTCCTCAACGCCCTGCCCGAGGGGCCCGACCTGACCCCGCCGGAGGTCACCGGCCGCGGCACGGCCGGGCCGCGGCTCGCCGGCCGCGAGACCCGCGTCGGCCAGGTCTTCCGGATCACGGTGCCCGGCTCGACCGCCCGCTACTACCTGCTGCGCCAGGACGGCCTCGCCCCGCTCACCGCGACGGGCGCCGCCCTGGTCCTGGGCGATCCGAGGACCCGCCTCACGGCGTACGAGGGCGCCGCCCCGGCCGCCGCCGAGCTGGGCGCCGACGCCCTGGACGGGCGTACCGCCCCCCTGCCGGCCCGGGGCGCCGCCACCGATCTGCCCGAGGCGCCGCCCCGGGCGGTCGTCCCCGCGACCCGGTCGACGGCGTGTGCCCGGATCGAGTCGGGCGGCGCGGGCAGCCGGGTGAGCGTCGCGCTCTCCCCGGCGGCCGGCCTCGGCCCGGCCGCGCAGCCCGCCCCGGACGGCCTGACCCCGGCCTGCACGGCCGTCGAGCGGATCACGGTCCGGCCGGGCGGCGGCGCCCTGGTGCGCGCGCTGGGCGCCGGCGGCGGCGAGATCGGTTCCACGCTCTACCTGGTGACCGACAGCGGCATGAAGTACCGGATCGTCGGGGCGGACACGCTCACAGCCCTCGGCTACTCCGGGGGTCAGGCCCGGGGGCTGCCCTCACCGCTGTTGGCGATGCTCCCCACCGGACCAGACCTCAGCCCGGGGGCCGCCGCTGCCGGTCGCGGAACCACCACCGCGACGCCCTGCCCGGCCGGCGGCGCCGTATCCGATACCGCGCGGCGACCGTGA
- a CDS encoding WXG100 family type VII secretion target, whose translation MSDFTDGHIYVDYRHMSNAADDMVTQTKAIAGVLANLEAELQELKQTWEGEDRQVYNTKQQAWDNAVEAMKNLLANHSRLLTDVSDNYQYSEKSLTQMWGDVRIGR comes from the coding sequence ATGAGCGACTTCACCGACGGTCACATCTACGTCGACTACCGGCACATGTCGAACGCGGCGGACGACATGGTCACCCAGACCAAGGCGATCGCCGGCGTTCTGGCCAACCTCGAAGCCGAGCTCCAGGAGCTCAAGCAGACCTGGGAAGGCGAGGACCGTCAGGTCTACAACACCAAGCAGCAGGCGTGGGACAACGCTGTCGAGGCGATGAAGAACCTGCTGGCGAACCACTCCCGACTGCTGACCGACGTGTCCGACAACTACCAGTACAGCGAGAAGTCCCTCACCCAGATGTGGGGAGACGTGCGCATCGGCCGCTGA